The following nucleotide sequence is from Flavobacterium sp. N1736.
GTATTGAAAGTGAGGAGCTATTTCCTGCTGTCCGCTATATCTTTTCCTGGCTAAAGAAGCCAGAAAAAGGATGTCGCTCCCATCAGGGCTAGAACACCAGAGAGATTTTTAAATTGCATTACATCTCACTATTTACATTTTACAATTAAGAAATAATTCATAATTAGAAACCAATGCCTCTATTTCAAACCATACAATGCAACGAAACGACCAAACTTTTAATTTGGGAAATAACAGAATCTTTTGAAGAGTTATTGAGCAAAGTAGTTTTAAAAGAAAAAACGCAGCGAAGACTAAACGGAATGAAATCTCAAATGCATCAACGCGCTTTTTTGAGTGTTCGCATGTTGATTCAGGAAATGGGTTTTACAGATCAGGATTTACATTATGATGAATTTGGGAAACCTTATTTTGATTGCCATAATTATATTTCGATTACGCATTCGCACAATTTTGCAGCAATTATAATCAGCCATGAAACTGTTGGAATAGATATGGAATTACAGCGCGAAAAAATCCTTCGTATTGCCGATAAATTTGTCGATACAGAATTCAATTATTTAAATCCAAATGGTTTAGAAGAATATATTAAAAAGCTCACTGTAATTTGGGGAGCAAAAGAAGCGATTTTTAAAATCAGAAATGAAAAAGGCATCAGTTTTAAAGATCATATTCGGGTTGAAGATTTCTCGTTAAACGAAAATCAAACCGGAGCGAGCCTTCATTTTGACAACCTGATTAAAGATTTTGATGTGCATTACAAGGAAATCAAGTCAGATAATTTTGACGAAAAATTTACTTTGGTTTATGCTTTTGAGAAATAGTTTTTAGTCTCAGTTTTCAGTGGCAGTTTTCAGTGGCAGTTTTCAGAAAAACAACCACAATCGTGTCATTGCGAGGAACGAAGCAATCCCACTAACAATCGATTTAGCAAGTGGGATTGCTTCGTTCCTCGCAATGGCAGCTTAGTTTAAATGGTCTAAAGTGTTTTCAGCCATCTTCTTACGATGTTCAAACATACTCAAAAACAAAAAAGTTCCCATTTTTCTGGCTCGACGTTTTAGTGTTTCTACATTTTCGCCTTCAAAATGTTCTTCTAAAGTCTGAAACCAGTAATTAAGCCAGATTCCAAATTCATTTGAAGTAATTTGACCGTTAAAATGTGCATCTACTTTATTATGCACCGCATGCGGATTGCCTTTGTATTTTTTTACGGCAAACAAATTGGTTTCCCAAAAATCCGTCAGCTTTTCCAGATGTGCGTCCCAGTCTTTTATCATCGTATTAAAATAAAAACCAATTTCAGCGTCAGCTCTTATTTTAGCATAGAACTGATGCACTAAAAAAGAAACATCAGCTCTATTTTCTATTTGTTTTTTCATAATACAAAACTGTTAAGGAATATAAATAAAACACTCAAAAAAGCACTTGTAATGATGAGGTTAAAAACCAGTTTATGTTTCATTTGTGCCAAAATAGAAGTGTTTACAAAAATACATGCCAAAACAATAATGGCGAGTTGTATCATTTGCCCAATTGATGTTCCGTGTGAAAGAATATACATTGCTGCAGCTGCACCTAAACAGCTTTGGCCAATTACAGCCATTGTTGCAGAACCAATATAATTTTTATTGAAATTTTCGAATGTTGTTTGATAAAGTGTCATGGTATTTCGTTTTTATATTAACAAAGGTACATGCACTTTACGCCACTGTTTTATGACTAAAATCATAAAACAAGAACTTTTTTATCGGTATACTTTTCTGTTAATAATCTTCAAAACACCTTTCTTTTCCAGGGCTTTAATAGTTCTAATAACGGTTTCGACACGCAAACCCGTTAAATCTCCAATTTGTTGTCGTGTAAAATTAATGAGATAGCCATTTTCGTCTTTTTTAAAATTGAAATAAGCAATTCCGTGATCCATTAATTTTAAAACGCGATGTTCCGGTTCCTGCGTAGACATTTCTGCTGCCATAACTGATTTGTAATACAATCGCTGCGCTAAGTTTTCGATTATTTTAATACTTACAGTTGGATTTTCTTCTAATAATTTCATGAAATTATTTTTAGGAAGCAGCAGTATTTCAGCATCTTCAACCGCAATCGCATTAGCCGGATAATTTTGGTTTAAGAATAAAGGCGGTTCACCAAAAGATTGGTTTTTATAGAATATTCCCTGAATAAACTCCCTTCCATCATCATTATAATTGCTCATTTTTACTTCTCCGGAAACAATTTGATAGTAATATGCGGGTAAATTTCCGTCTTCAAAAATGATAGCTGTTTTGTCAAAAAACTTCTTCGAAGCACCATATTTTTCTAATAATTCAGTAGCAATCATAATTTTGTTTTTTGAATTGTAAAAAAACTTCATGCAAATATAATTCATTCAAAATTGTTCTTCTACATTAAAAAACTTTTACTT
It contains:
- a CDS encoding 4'-phosphopantetheinyl transferase family protein, which produces MPLFQTIQCNETTKLLIWEITESFEELLSKVVLKEKTQRRLNGMKSQMHQRAFLSVRMLIQEMGFTDQDLHYDEFGKPYFDCHNYISITHSHNFAAIIISHETVGIDMELQREKILRIADKFVDTEFNYLNPNGLEEYIKKLTVIWGAKEAIFKIRNEKGISFKDHIRVEDFSLNENQTGASLHFDNLIKDFDVHYKEIKSDNFDEKFTLVYAFEK
- a CDS encoding Crp/Fnr family transcriptional regulator, which gives rise to MIATELLEKYGASKKFFDKTAIIFEDGNLPAYYYQIVSGEVKMSNYNDDGREFIQGIFYKNQSFGEPPLFLNQNYPANAIAVEDAEILLLPKNNFMKLLEENPTVSIKIIENLAQRLYYKSVMAAEMSTQEPEHRVLKLMDHGIAYFNFKKDENGYLINFTRQQIGDLTGLRVETVIRTIKALEKKGVLKIINRKVYR
- a CDS encoding group III truncated hemoglobin; the encoded protein is MKKQIENRADVSFLVHQFYAKIRADAEIGFYFNTMIKDWDAHLEKLTDFWETNLFAVKKYKGNPHAVHNKVDAHFNGQITSNEFGIWLNYWFQTLEEHFEGENVETLKRRARKMGTFLFLSMFEHRKKMAENTLDHLN